The Pontibacter pudoricolor genome contains a region encoding:
- a CDS encoding DUF2867 domain-containing protein yields MKSNSQAYRIPDKSILKKDSESFDYIDSYQRFFLDKEGMIDSTKIGVLFFSGKSKVADALFAIRNKVVGLFGLKSSGQPSDRQQRLDKFTCEPGQQLGLFKVFEKTENEVVLGEDDKHLNFRVSLLLDRLLDDTAKRSLTITTTVKFNNLFGRVYFLFVRPFHQLIVPAMLKGIIKRIENEKTTTG; encoded by the coding sequence ATGAAAAGCAATAGTCAGGCATACAGAATACCTGATAAATCAATATTGAAAAAAGACAGTGAGTCGTTTGACTATATTGACAGCTACCAACGTTTTTTCTTAGACAAGGAAGGAATGATTGACTCCACAAAAATTGGGGTTTTGTTCTTTTCGGGCAAGTCTAAAGTGGCAGACGCTCTGTTCGCAATAAGAAATAAAGTCGTTGGACTTTTTGGGCTTAAATCATCAGGACAACCAAGCGACAGACAACAACGGCTGGACAAGTTTACTTGTGAGCCAGGTCAACAGCTTGGTCTTTTTAAAGTGTTTGAAAAGACAGAGAACGAGGTGGTATTAGGCGAGGATGACAAACATTTGAATTTCAGGGTTTCATTACTTCTGGACAGACTTCTTGATGACACAGCCAAAAGAAGTTTGACGATAACTACAACTGTAAAATTCAATAATCTCTTCGGGCGCGTTTATTTTTTGTTCGTGAGGCCTTTTCATCAACTAATCGTTCCGGCCATGTTAAAAGGCATTATTAAACGAATAGAGAACGAAAAGACAACCACCGGCTAA
- a CDS encoding FecR family protein yields MRPNNLNFLLAELICKSIAGTLTDEENAILTNWKEQKDNKELFDKIVDADRIDNKFEIYNQFNSQRSLNRVKSKVEERRKERTRNRFVAYFKYAAAFVLLSGFGYLLYTLQAGGGKTIVGAEQQYAKSDQVVNVEGTIRSGNKKTVLILADGKEIDLAQTDQVLKGLPGVSVNNTEKLLSYEDVTEHAGNSNKEVEYNTLRVPIGGEYQVELPDGTRVWLNSASSLKYPIRFVGSQRVVELQGEAYFEVTKDTKQFVVITGDVQVKVLGTKFNLSAYEDDATVATTLVEGKVSMSGTGASKDAILIPNKQAVYHRQSKALNIRSVNVEEFIAWKDGRFHFQKQELGSILTRLSRWYGINVVYADQSLKTKVFTGMAEKDKPVEHILQLISKTADINYTIENNKVILKEKD; encoded by the coding sequence ATGCGCCCTAACAACCTTAATTTTCTGCTTGCGGAACTCATTTGTAAATCCATTGCCGGAACACTTACGGATGAGGAGAATGCTATACTGACAAACTGGAAAGAACAAAAAGATAACAAAGAACTTTTTGATAAAATAGTAGATGCGGACAGAATAGACAATAAGTTTGAAATTTATAACCAGTTTAACAGCCAGCGATCGTTAAACAGGGTAAAGTCAAAGGTAGAAGAGCGGCGCAAAGAAAGGACCAGAAATCGATTTGTTGCATACTTTAAATATGCGGCAGCCTTTGTTCTGCTAAGCGGTTTTGGCTATCTGTTATATACGCTTCAGGCTGGCGGCGGTAAAACTATAGTTGGTGCAGAACAGCAGTATGCTAAAAGCGATCAGGTAGTAAATGTTGAAGGGACGATCAGGTCAGGAAATAAAAAGACTGTATTGATTTTGGCTGATGGAAAAGAAATTGACCTTGCCCAGACAGACCAGGTATTGAAAGGTTTACCAGGTGTATCTGTCAACAACACTGAGAAATTACTTTCTTATGAAGATGTTACTGAGCATGCTGGTAATTCAAACAAGGAAGTAGAGTATAATACGCTGAGAGTACCTATTGGAGGAGAATACCAGGTTGAATTACCTGATGGTACAAGAGTATGGCTCAATTCAGCTTCTTCTTTGAAATACCCTATAAGGTTTGTAGGCTCTCAACGGGTTGTTGAATTACAGGGCGAAGCCTACTTTGAAGTAACCAAAGACACAAAGCAATTTGTTGTCATAACAGGGGATGTACAGGTAAAAGTGTTGGGTACAAAGTTTAACCTGAGCGCCTATGAGGATGATGCTACTGTTGCTACCACACTCGTTGAAGGAAAGGTAAGTATGAGTGGTACAGGCGCTTCCAAAGATGCCATACTGATTCCTAACAAGCAGGCTGTGTATCATAGACAGAGTAAGGCGTTGAATATCAGGAGTGTGAATGTAGAGGAGTTTATTGCCTGGAAAGATGGCCGTTTTCATTTTCAAAAGCAGGAATTGGGAAGTATTCTTACCAGACTTTCGCGCTGGTATGGTATAAACGTTGTATATGCTGATCAATCGTTGAAAACGAAGGTATTTACAGGTATGGCTGAAAAGGATAAACCGGTTGAGCACATACTTCAGCTCATCAGCAAGACCGCTGATATAAACTACACCATTGAAAACAACAAAGTAATACTTAAAGAGAAGGACTAA
- a CDS encoding SusC/RagA family TonB-linked outer membrane protein yields MNSSQGIVWEKVAQKPPVKTISLDMGKVTIQQAFNKIRSDYDVNFFYSDDELNVERKVNAKILNKNLLQAISILVGPNYRVEVSDDNMVVITPLKRSRDVTSAQDQVKIKGTITDEVGQPLPGVSIMVQGSTNGVISDTYGNYSLDVLPGDVLVFRFIGFETVEMPVSGRTELNLQMKPSVTQLSQVVVTGIYERKAESYTGSAVTITQEELKKVGNDNLFQSIRNIDPSIVIMDNLSAGSNPNALPEMQLRGTSTFPVAEKGSGSGLKGNYLKNPNQPLFILNGFEATAEQVLDLDINRVESVTLLKDAASKAIYGAKAANGVVVIETKRLSGSNTVVTYNGSLDVEMPDLTSYNLTNALEKLEAERIDGMYTPNSNDPEEYIRLQQLYNARKKLALEGLDTYWMAKPLQTGFGQRHSASVELGGQDLRMLANVAYRDIVGVMKGSSRQNISGSLTTSYRLKNLAFRNIMSANKNNAQESPYGTFDEYAKMNPYWRAEAADGSIPYYAEIGPNGERYTNPLFNSTLDSKIASSYFNFTDNFYLEWSILPELRAVARVGIDVKNNDADEFYPSAHTSFEGFVGEDMGKRKGSYQLNNGESSYLSGDLNINYSKEVNKHFYFANLGFNISENKFNEVVHRVEGFPSSRMDDVIFGRAYALESRPTGINGISRDIGFLAVGSYTYDNRFLSDLTLRTSASSQFGTDKRWAKFWSFGLGWNLHNEHFIGSNVFDLLKVRGSLGSTGQQNFNTNASIATYNYYLESLYQGFTGSYLENMANSGLQWETKFDYNVGVDARIKNLSARLDYYENYTENLITDMTIANSSGFSTVKDNIGRVKNAGYDLNASYLVWSHDRNFFSLNFGLVTNKNEIVELSNAMKSYNEAMDVQAAERGNNKPIHKYQDGMSMDAIWAVRSLGIDPSTGNEVYLDRFGNTTFNWDAKDMMVVGNSNPKYRGNFGLSAEHSGIGLNVTFRYLGGGQMYNQTLVDKVENVDMNYNVDKRVLTGRWLYPGQNALYKRLGDYTVDTGEGYVVSHAEKTRATSRFVQDRNELDIAAVNLYYDFNTDMLKRLGMERLKLSLNMNEVANISTIRIERGTSYPFARTLSFSALATF; encoded by the coding sequence TTGAACTCGAGCCAAGGTATAGTATGGGAAAAAGTTGCCCAGAAGCCACCGGTAAAAACAATAAGCCTGGACATGGGAAAAGTAACCATCCAGCAGGCTTTTAATAAAATCCGCAGCGACTATGATGTGAACTTCTTCTACAGTGATGATGAACTAAATGTAGAGCGGAAGGTGAATGCAAAAATATTAAATAAGAATCTACTACAGGCAATTTCTATTCTGGTTGGCCCTAACTATAGAGTAGAGGTAAGTGATGACAATATGGTTGTGATCACCCCTCTTAAGCGTTCAAGGGATGTAACATCTGCACAAGATCAGGTTAAGATAAAAGGAACTATAACAGATGAGGTCGGACAACCTTTGCCCGGTGTTAGCATCATGGTACAAGGCAGTACTAATGGCGTGATCTCAGATACTTATGGAAACTACTCGCTTGATGTTTTGCCTGGTGATGTTCTAGTGTTCAGGTTTATAGGCTTTGAAACAGTAGAAATGCCTGTTAGCGGAAGAACAGAGCTCAACCTGCAAATGAAGCCAAGTGTCACACAGCTTTCGCAGGTAGTGGTGACGGGTATATATGAGCGAAAGGCTGAAAGTTACACGGGCTCTGCTGTAACTATAACACAGGAAGAACTAAAAAAGGTAGGAAATGATAACCTGTTTCAATCTATCCGTAACATTGATCCTTCTATAGTAATCATGGATAATCTTTCGGCAGGTTCTAACCCTAACGCCCTGCCAGAGATGCAACTAAGAGGTACTTCAACTTTTCCGGTTGCTGAAAAAGGTTCAGGTTCCGGCCTTAAAGGGAACTATCTGAAGAATCCTAACCAGCCTTTATTCATCCTGAATGGTTTTGAAGCTACTGCAGAACAGGTATTAGACCTGGATATAAACAGGGTTGAAAGTGTGACACTGCTGAAGGATGCAGCTTCTAAGGCTATCTATGGGGCCAAAGCTGCCAATGGTGTAGTTGTTATCGAAACAAAGCGACTTTCGGGTTCAAACACAGTTGTTACTTATAACGGTAGCCTGGATGTGGAAATGCCGGATTTGACCAGCTATAACCTTACCAATGCCCTGGAGAAGTTGGAAGCTGAAAGGATAGACGGGATGTACACTCCGAATTCGAATGACCCGGAAGAGTACATACGGTTGCAGCAATTATACAATGCACGTAAAAAACTTGCTCTTGAAGGACTGGATACCTATTGGATGGCTAAGCCGTTGCAAACGGGTTTTGGGCAGCGCCATAGTGCATCGGTAGAGTTGGGTGGTCAGGACCTGAGAATGCTGGCAAATGTTGCTTACAGAGATATAGTAGGTGTAATGAAAGGTTCTTCTAGGCAAAACATATCTGGAAGCCTTACTACTTCCTATCGCCTTAAGAACCTAGCGTTTAGGAACATCATGAGTGCTAACAAAAATAACGCACAGGAGTCTCCGTACGGAACATTTGATGAATATGCTAAAATGAATCCCTACTGGAGAGCGGAAGCAGCTGATGGAAGTATCCCTTATTATGCAGAAATAGGTCCTAATGGGGAGCGCTACACAAACCCGCTTTTTAACTCAACGCTGGATTCCAAAATTGCTTCCAGCTATTTCAATTTCACAGACAACTTCTACCTGGAGTGGAGCATTCTGCCGGAGTTACGTGCTGTTGCCCGTGTGGGTATAGATGTTAAAAACAACGACGCAGACGAATTCTACCCTTCAGCTCATACGAGTTTTGAAGGATTTGTTGGAGAGGATATGGGTAAGCGTAAAGGTTCCTACCAGCTTAACAATGGCGAAAGCAGTTATTTGTCCGGAGACCTTAACATCAATTACTCTAAGGAAGTAAACAAGCATTTTTACTTTGCGAACCTAGGCTTTAACATAAGCGAAAACAAATTCAATGAAGTCGTTCATCGGGTTGAGGGCTTCCCGAGCAGCCGCATGGATGATGTGATATTTGGTCGTGCTTATGCACTTGAATCCAGACCTACAGGTATTAATGGCATTTCCCGCGACATCGGATTTCTGGCAGTAGGGTCATATACTTATGATAATAGATTCCTTTCTGACCTTACACTAAGAACAAGTGCTTCATCCCAGTTTGGCACCGACAAGCGTTGGGCTAAATTCTGGAGCTTTGGCTTAGGTTGGAACCTGCACAACGAGCACTTCATTGGTAGCAACGTATTCGATTTACTGAAAGTACGCGGCTCCCTGGGCTCAACTGGTCAACAAAACTTCAATACCAATGCATCCATTGCTACCTATAATTATTACCTAGAGTCTCTTTATCAAGGTTTTACAGGTTCGTACTTAGAGAACATGGCCAACTCCGGGCTGCAGTGGGAAACTAAGTTTGACTATAATGTCGGTGTAGATGCCAGAATTAAGAACTTATCAGCAAGGCTGGACTACTATGAGAACTATACGGAGAACCTGATCACGGATATGACCATTGCTAATTCTTCAGGTTTTAGTACGGTAAAGGATAACATTGGTAGGGTAAAAAATGCTGGGTATGACCTGAATGCCTCTTACCTGGTGTGGAGTCACGACAGAAACTTCTTTTCCCTGAACTTTGGCTTAGTAACCAACAAGAATGAGATTGTAGAGTTGTCTAACGCCATGAAGAGCTACAATGAGGCGATGGACGTTCAGGCTGCTGAAAGAGGGAATAACAAACCTATTCACAAGTATCAGGACGGAATGTCTATGGATGCGATCTGGGCAGTTAGATCACTTGGAATTGACCCATCTACAGGAAATGAGGTTTATCTTGATCGCTTTGGAAATACAACCTTTAATTGGGATGCCAAGGATATGATGGTTGTAGGAAATAGCAATCCTAAATACCGTGGTAATTTTGGGCTTAGTGCAGAACATAGTGGAATAGGTCTTAATGTAACTTTCCGTTACTTAGGTGGCGGACAGATGTATAACCAGACGCTTGTAGATAAAGTGGAAAATGTTGACATGAACTATAATGTTGACAAAAGAGTGCTTACAGGCAGATGGTTATATCCTGGGCAGAATGCACTTTACAAGCGCCTTGGCGACTATACAGTAGATACCGGAGAAGGTTATGTCGTTAGTCATGCTGAAAAGACCCGTGCTACTTCGCGTTTTGTGCAGGACAGAAATGAACTGGACATTGCGGCGGTAAACTTGTACTATGATTTCAATACTGATATGTTAAAACGTCTGGGCATGGAAAGGCTGAAGCTTAGCCTGAACATGAACGAAGTAGCCAATATTTCTACCATCAGGATTGAGCGAGGTACAAGCTATCCTTTTGCCAGAACACTTTCTTTCTCTGCTTTAGCCACCTTTTAA
- a CDS encoding RNA polymerase sigma factor produces MNNDNLLVSELNKGSEKAYDELFHMFFGRLCVFAMKFVKDKESAEEVVEDAMVVLWEKRDKFENLAALKGYLYTTVRNGSLDYLKKNGRNTSLDGLENNQSFSTTDDYILEEEVHAVLYQAMASLPTKCRRVFELSCIDELKYSEIAADMGISLNTVKSQRARAIQLLKEILKGHPYHMVLFYAFLSNP; encoded by the coding sequence ATGAATAACGATAACTTACTTGTAAGCGAGTTAAACAAAGGGAGCGAGAAAGCTTATGACGAGCTCTTCCATATGTTCTTTGGACGCCTGTGTGTATTTGCGATGAAATTTGTAAAAGACAAGGAGAGTGCGGAAGAGGTGGTTGAGGATGCCATGGTGGTACTTTGGGAAAAACGGGATAAGTTCGAAAATCTGGCAGCACTGAAAGGTTACCTCTATACTACTGTACGTAACGGCTCCCTTGATTACCTTAAAAAGAATGGCAGAAATACATCACTGGATGGGCTGGAGAACAACCAGTCTTTTTCTACAACCGATGATTATATCCTGGAAGAAGAAGTGCATGCCGTTCTCTACCAGGCCATGGCATCCTTACCTACCAAGTGCAGGCGTGTTTTCGAACTTTCCTGTATTGATGAGTTAAAGTATAGCGAAATCGCAGCTGATATGGGGATAAGTTTAAATACTGTTAAATCTCAGCGTGCAAGAGCAATTCAGCTATTAAAGGAGATTTTAAAAGGACACCCTTATCATATGGTGTTATTTTACGCTTTTCTCTCAAACCCCTAG